One window of Mediterraneibacter gnavus ATCC 29149 genomic DNA carries:
- a CDS encoding ATP-dependent helicase, translating to MSFNQAQQEAVSHNEGPCLVLAGPGSGKTLTIVGRIQKLIQTYHVSPEEILVITFTKYAAVEMKNRFFSAMKGTRPAVTFGTFHGIYYGILKWAYRFGPENILSEEEKRQMLLQIVNRKEIDEFEEEDFLKEIISEIGIVKNNGLKIEEYETTICGKETFREIYREYERKRNEERKIDFDDMLLLCRDLFIKRPDILKKWQEKFRYILIDEFQDINQVQYDVIRMLAAPENNLFVVGDDDQSIYGFRGADSRLMFQFQKDFPDAKQLLLDVNYRSSKNIVKNSLKVIANNEVRFDKKIRAWKESGETLHVQEVKDPVEEASYVVEQIKKQMETGILAEEIAVLFRVHTDARAVVEALIDEKIPFQMREHLPNLYNHFIAKDIMAYFRLAMGQRERKDFLQVMNRPKRYLGRDCLPGRVVSFEEMRKFYCDKEWMQDRIDQFEWDLKMLAKMAPYAAIQYLKKKIGYDEFLREYATTKNMKAADLREVLSEIEEAAKPFQTMEEWFVHVEEYTEALKKKEQQKEQNQEGVRLMTLHASKGLEFHTVFLIEANEGRIPYQKAEKEQNVEEERRLFYVGMTRAKDVLKITYVKIKNGKEISPSRFVEELFEGV from the coding sequence ATGAGTTTTAATCAGGCTCAGCAGGAGGCGGTCTCTCACAATGAGGGACCGTGTCTTGTTCTTGCGGGACCGGGTTCCGGAAAGACGCTCACGATCGTGGGCAGGATCCAGAAGCTGATCCAGACGTATCATGTAAGTCCGGAAGAGATTCTGGTCATCACATTTACCAAATATGCAGCAGTGGAGATGAAGAACCGCTTTTTTTCAGCGATGAAGGGGACTCGCCCTGCTGTCACCTTCGGAACATTTCATGGAATTTATTATGGGATTTTAAAGTGGGCATATCGGTTCGGACCGGAGAATATTCTGTCAGAGGAAGAAAAACGGCAGATGCTGCTTCAGATCGTCAACAGAAAAGAGATTGATGAATTTGAAGAGGAAGATTTCCTGAAAGAAATTATTTCTGAGATCGGGATCGTGAAAAACAACGGGCTGAAGATTGAAGAATATGAGACGACGATCTGCGGGAAGGAAACTTTCCGGGAGATATACAGAGAATACGAAAGAAAACGGAACGAAGAGCGGAAAATTGATTTTGATGATATGCTGCTGCTGTGCAGAGACCTGTTCATAAAACGGCCGGATATTCTGAAAAAATGGCAGGAGAAGTTTCGCTATATTCTGATCGATGAATTTCAGGATATCAATCAGGTGCAGTATGATGTCATCCGGATGCTTGCGGCGCCTGAAAACAATCTGTTTGTGGTAGGAGATGATGACCAGTCGATCTATGGATTTCGCGGAGCGGATTCCAGACTGATGTTTCAGTTTCAGAAGGACTTTCCAGATGCAAAACAGCTTCTCCTGGATGTAAACTACCGGTCTTCGAAAAATATTGTCAAAAATTCTCTGAAAGTGATCGCAAACAACGAGGTACGGTTTGACAAAAAAATCCGGGCATGGAAAGAAAGTGGGGAGACACTGCATGTACAGGAAGTGAAAGATCCGGTGGAGGAAGCTTCTTATGTGGTGGAACAGATCAAAAAACAGATGGAAACAGGAATTTTGGCAGAGGAAATCGCAGTACTCTTTCGTGTTCACACAGATGCGAGGGCGGTTGTGGAAGCTCTGATCGATGAAAAGATTCCATTCCAGATGCGGGAACATCTGCCGAATCTGTACAATCATTTTATTGCAAAAGATATTATGGCATATTTCAGGCTGGCAATGGGGCAGCGTGAGCGCAAAGATTTCCTGCAGGTCATGAATCGTCCGAAACGGTATCTGGGAAGAGACTGCCTCCCGGGAAGAGTGGTTTCTTTTGAGGAGATGCGGAAATTCTATTGTGATAAAGAGTGGATGCAGGACCGGATCGACCAGTTTGAATGGGATTTGAAAATGCTTGCGAAAATGGCTCCATATGCGGCAATCCAGTATTTGAAGAAAAAAATCGGATATGACGAATTTCTGCGGGAATATGCGACTACGAAAAACATGAAAGCTGCGGATTTAAGAGAAGTACTCTCTGAGATTGAAGAGGCGGCAAAGCCGTTTCAGACGATGGAAGAGTGGTTTGTCCATGTGGAAGAATATACGGAAGCACTGAAAAAGAAAGAACAGCAAAAAGAACAGAACCAGGAGGGTGTCCGTCTGATGACATTGCATGCGTCCAAAGGGCTGGAGTTTCATACGGTGTTTTTGATCGAGGCAAACGAGGGACGAATTCCATATCAGAAAGCAGAGAAAGAGCAGAATGTAGAAGAAGAGCGCAGGCTGTTCTATGTGGGAATGACCCGGGCAAAAGATGTGCTGAAAATCACATATGTGAAAATAAAAAACGGAAAGGAGATCTCTCCTTCCCGCTTTGTAGAGGAACTGTTCGAGGGCGTCTGA
- the gltX gene encoding glutamate--tRNA ligase: MSKVRTRFAPSPTGRMHVGNLRTALYAYLIAKHEGGDFILRIEDTDQERFMEGALDIIYRTLEKTGLIHDEGPDKDGGYGPYVQSERNASGVYLKYAKQLVEQGDAYYCFCDKARLDSLKTSVSEDGTDIVVYDKHCLGLSKEEVEANLAAGKPWVIRLNVPNEGTTTFHDEIYGDITVPNAELDDMILIKSDGFPTYNFANVIDDHLMGITHVVRGNEYLSSAPKYNRLYEAFGWEIPVYVHCPLITDENHKKLSKRCGHSSYEDLIEQGFLSEAVVNYVALLGWSPSDNREIFSLEDLVEAFDYRHMSKSPAVFDPVKLKWMNGEYMKAMEEDKFYEMAEPYLKEVITKDYDLKKIAKMVKTRIEIFPDIKDQIDFFEELPEYDTAMYTHKKMKTNAENSLEVLNDVLPILEAQEDYSNDALFETLKGYVTEKGVKIGFVMWPIRTAVSGKQNTPGGATELMEVLGKEESLKRIRAGIALLQAN, translated from the coding sequence ATGAGTAAAGTAAGAACAAGATTTGCACCAAGTCCGACAGGACGGATGCATGTAGGAAATCTGCGTACAGCATTATATGCATATTTGATCGCAAAACACGAGGGTGGAGACTTTATCCTCAGAATTGAAGATACAGACCAGGAGAGATTCATGGAAGGAGCACTGGACATCATTTACCGTACTCTGGAAAAGACAGGTCTCATTCACGATGAAGGACCGGACAAGGATGGTGGATATGGTCCGTATGTGCAGAGCGAGAGAAATGCTTCCGGAGTGTATTTGAAGTATGCAAAGCAGCTGGTAGAGCAGGGCGACGCGTATTACTGCTTCTGTGATAAAGCACGCCTGGATTCCCTGAAGACTTCTGTTTCTGAAGACGGAACAGATATCGTTGTGTATGACAAGCACTGTCTGGGGCTGAGCAAAGAAGAGGTAGAGGCCAATCTGGCAGCAGGAAAACCTTGGGTGATCCGTCTGAACGTACCGAATGAGGGAACAACCACATTCCACGATGAGATTTACGGAGATATCACGGTTCCGAATGCAGAACTGGATGATATGATCCTGATCAAATCCGATGGATTCCCGACTTACAATTTTGCGAACGTGATCGATGACCATCTGATGGGAATCACACACGTTGTCCGCGGAAATGAATATCTTTCCTCTGCACCGAAATACAACCGTCTGTATGAGGCATTTGGATGGGAGATTCCGGTTTATGTACACTGTCCGTTGATCACGGATGAGAACCATAAAAAACTAAGTAAACGCTGCGGACATTCTTCCTATGAAGATCTGATCGAGCAGGGATTCCTTTCAGAAGCAGTGGTCAACTATGTGGCACTTCTTGGATGGAGCCCGTCGGACAACCGCGAGATCTTTTCGCTGGAGGATCTGGTAGAGGCATTTGATTACCGCCATATGAGCAAGTCACCGGCTGTATTCGATCCGGTAAAACTCAAATGGATGAACGGGGAATACATGAAAGCCATGGAGGAAGACAAGTTCTATGAGATGGCAGAGCCGTATCTGAAAGAAGTCATCACAAAAGACTATGATCTGAAAAAGATTGCGAAGATGGTGAAGACCAGAATTGAAATCTTCCCGGATATTAAAGATCAGATCGATTTCTTTGAAGAGCTGCCTGAGTATGACACTGCTATGTATACACACAAGAAGATGAAGACAAATGCAGAGAATTCTCTGGAAGTTTTAAACGATGTCCTTCCGATCCTGGAAGCACAGGAAGATTACAGCAATGACGCGTTGTTTGAAACATTAAAAGGATATGTAACAGAAAAAGGAGTGAAGATCGGATTTGTAATGTGGCCGATCCGAACAGCGGTATCCGGAAAACAGAACACACCGGGCGGTGCGACAGAACTGATGGAAGTTCTCGGAAAGGAAGAATCCTTAAAGAGAATCCGTGCCGGTATCGCATTACTCCAGGCAAATTAG
- a CDS encoding threonine/serine exporter family protein, whose protein sequence is MSVLMGVVGSFVAIIAFSVLLETPGKYLWQTGVVGAIGGGVYLLCTHRGVDVVPASFFSALAIAFMAHLFARIFKAPVTVFLIAGILPTVPGAGMYRIAYSIVANDRAGCAYYLLQTLEIAGMIALAIFIVDAIFRVHIPLSRRNS, encoded by the coding sequence ATGAGTGTGTTGATGGGAGTGGTGGGAAGTTTTGTTGCGATCATTGCGTTTTCTGTACTTTTGGAGACACCCGGAAAATATCTGTGGCAGACGGGTGTGGTCGGAGCAATAGGAGGCGGTGTTTATCTGCTTTGTACACACCGTGGAGTGGATGTGGTGCCGGCTTCTTTCTTTTCTGCGCTGGCAATTGCGTTTATGGCACATCTTTTTGCAAGGATTTTCAAAGCGCCGGTGACGGTGTTTCTGATTGCAGGAATCCTGCCGACCGTGCCGGGGGCCGGAATGTACAGAATTGCCTATTCTATCGTTGCCAATGACAGGGCAGGATGTGCCTATTATCTGCTGCAGACACTGGAGATTGCGGGGATGATTGCACTGGCAATTTTTATTGTGGATGCCATTTTCCGGGTTCACATCCCCTTGTCAAGGCGGAATAGTTAA
- a CDS encoding threonine/serine exporter family protein — MEYKQILNIAVLAGEIMLRSGAETYRVEDTMKHILNTARTEVAEAFVMMTGIVATLDNPDMEMLTAMRRVHDRGTNMHRIVQVNEISRRYCRGEMTVEETYKELKQIKGKQYSVAVYNLATILVPVGFAPLFGGGVKETLVSAAVGCILAFLITLGKKIQMSSFILNAICAFGVAVTAACVNRVTSGWNLDIVIISSLMPLVPGVAITNAIRDTLRGDYISGGARILEAFLTAAAIGLGAGTGMIFVGGIV, encoded by the coding sequence ATGGAATATAAACAGATATTGAATATTGCGGTTCTTGCAGGAGAAATCATGCTCAGAAGTGGAGCGGAGACCTATCGTGTGGAGGATACCATGAAGCATATTCTCAACACCGCGAGAACAGAAGTGGCAGAGGCATTTGTTATGATGACAGGGATTGTTGCTACTTTGGATAATCCGGACATGGAAATGCTCACCGCTATGCGCAGAGTTCATGACCGCGGGACGAATATGCATCGTATTGTGCAGGTAAATGAAATATCCAGAAGATACTGCAGGGGAGAGATGACAGTTGAGGAAACATATAAAGAGTTGAAACAGATCAAGGGAAAACAGTATTCAGTGGCGGTATATAATCTGGCGACGATTCTGGTTCCGGTCGGGTTTGCTCCTCTTTTTGGAGGGGGAGTGAAAGAGACTCTGGTCTCTGCGGCAGTAGGATGTATCCTGGCATTTTTGATTACACTGGGCAAAAAAATCCAGATGAGCAGCTTTATTTTGAATGCAATCTGTGCATTCGGGGTAGCAGTGACAGCTGCCTGTGTGAATAGGGTTACATCCGGCTGGAATCTGGATATCGTGATCATCAGTTCTCTGATGCCCCTGGTGCCAGGTGTAGCGATCACCAATGCGATCCGGGATACGCTGCGGGGGGATTATATTTCCGGAGGTGCCAGGATACTGGAGGCATTTTTGACAGCAGCTGCAATCGGGCTTGGAGCAGGTACCGGGATGATTTTTGTAGGAGGTATCGTATGA
- a CDS encoding leucine-rich repeat protein, whose amino-acid sequence MRTSGDCVWEKQHIWNIPDGLKKVIAGVVTVSLLVGIGDAVSMVPLQEDMRSYAATAGETIRWSVPIRLGQMVKQESIRTYTLAEMEKHVQIETEKVAEASSAMPQEEAVEPVETVQSQTIQPVIPETMPEEIVNTLPGEDMTQEESPAEAYIYYQGFKIDQEGMICGFDPAKSEMMDGYLELPSENCIGIRRGTFSGVGTGIFEIYIPENIQNIENGAFSELGELTWIEAGGTGEYTARDGILFSGTELAAFPAGRTGIFEMPKDVTSIRASAFANTNLDKIDMRNCISILCDEGIFGDGAGCEIMEGKNGI is encoded by the coding sequence ATGAGAACAAGTGGCGATTGCGTTTGGGAGAAACAGCATATCTGGAACATACCGGATGGATTAAAGAAAGTGATTGCAGGAGTTGTGACGGTCAGCCTTTTGGTTGGAATCGGTGATGCCGTCAGTATGGTACCGTTACAGGAAGATATGAGGTCATATGCTGCGACTGCGGGTGAAACGATACGATGGAGTGTTCCGATCCGGTTGGGACAGATGGTAAAACAGGAGAGTATCCGGACCTATACACTGGCAGAAATGGAGAAACATGTGCAGATAGAAACGGAGAAAGTAGCTGAAGCTTCGTCAGCCATGCCACAAGAAGAAGCGGTAGAACCGGTGGAGACAGTGCAGAGTCAGACTATACAGCCAGTGATTCCTGAGACGATGCCGGAAGAAATTGTGAATACCTTACCAGGGGAAGATATGACACAGGAAGAGTCTCCGGCAGAGGCGTATATATATTATCAGGGGTTCAAAATTGATCAGGAGGGAATGATCTGTGGATTTGACCCTGCAAAAAGCGAGATGATGGATGGATATCTGGAACTGCCGTCAGAAAATTGTATTGGAATTCGAAGAGGAACGTTTTCGGGAGTTGGAACCGGCATTTTTGAAATTTATATTCCGGAGAATATTCAGAATATAGAAAACGGTGCGTTTTCTGAACTGGGAGAACTGACATGGATCGAAGCAGGAGGCACAGGTGAATATACGGCAAGAGATGGGATTTTATTTTCCGGAACAGAGCTGGCAGCGTTTCCTGCCGGAAGAACTGGAATTTTTGAGATGCCCAAGGATGTGACTTCGATCCGTGCATCTGCATTTGCCAATACAAACCTGGATAAAATAGATATGAGAAACTGTATTTCGATTTTGTGTGATGAAGGAATATTCGGAGACGGGGCAGGCTGCGAGATCATGGAGGGGAAGAATGGAATATAA
- the purB gene encoding adenylosuccinate lyase has product MSNDRYVSPLSERYASREMQYIFSPDKKFRTWRKLWIALAETEKELGLNITDEQIEELKAHAEDINYDVAKEREKVVRHDVMSHVYAYGVQCPKAKGIIHLGATSCYVGDNTDMIVMSEALKLVRTKLVNVIAELAKFADAQKCQPTLAFTHFQPAQPTTVGKRATLWLQEFEMDLEDLDYVLGSLKLLGSKGTTGTQASFLELFDGDQETIDKIDPMIAEKMGFKACYPVSGQTYSRKVDTRVLNVLAGIAASAHKFSNDIRLLQHLKEVEEPFEKTQIGSSAMAYKRNPMRSERIASLSRYVMIDALNPAITSATQWFERTLDDSANKRLSVPEGFLAIDGILDLCLNVVDGLVVYPKVIEKRLMSELPFMATENIMMDAVKAGGDRQELHERIRELSMEAGRNVKEKGLDNNLLELIAADPAFNMSLEELKETMEPQKYVGRAKEQVESYLNNVIYPLLEENKEILGVKAEINV; this is encoded by the coding sequence ATGAGCAATGACCGTTATGTAAGTCCGTTGTCCGAGCGCTATGCAAGCCGTGAGATGCAGTACATCTTTTCACCGGACAAAAAGTTCAGAACCTGGAGAAAACTCTGGATCGCACTGGCAGAGACAGAAAAAGAACTGGGACTGAATATTACAGACGAGCAGATAGAAGAATTGAAAGCGCATGCGGAGGACATCAATTACGATGTTGCAAAAGAGCGTGAGAAAGTAGTAAGACATGATGTTATGTCACATGTGTATGCATATGGTGTGCAGTGTCCGAAAGCGAAAGGAATCATCCATCTGGGAGCAACCTCCTGCTATGTAGGGGACAATACAGATATGATCGTAATGTCAGAGGCTTTAAAGCTGGTGAGAACAAAACTGGTCAATGTGATCGCAGAACTGGCAAAATTTGCAGATGCACAGAAATGTCAGCCGACACTTGCATTCACACATTTCCAGCCGGCTCAGCCAACTACGGTAGGAAAGAGAGCGACTCTCTGGCTGCAGGAATTTGAGATGGATCTGGAAGATCTGGATTATGTTCTGGGAAGTTTAAAACTTCTTGGATCCAAAGGAACGACAGGAACCCAGGCAAGCTTTCTGGAGCTGTTTGACGGAGATCAGGAGACGATTGATAAGATCGATCCAATGATCGCAGAAAAGATGGGATTTAAGGCATGTTATCCGGTATCCGGACAGACTTATTCCAGAAAAGTGGATACAAGAGTATTGAATGTACTGGCCGGAATTGCGGCAAGTGCGCACAAATTCTCTAATGACATCCGACTTCTTCAGCATTTGAAAGAAGTGGAAGAGCCGTTTGAGAAGACACAGATCGGTTCTTCTGCCATGGCATATAAGAGAAACCCGATGAGAAGTGAAAGAATCGCGTCTCTTTCCAGATATGTGATGATCGATGCATTGAATCCGGCAATCACCTCTGCGACGCAGTGGTTTGAGAGAACACTGGACGATTCTGCAAACAAGAGACTGAGTGTGCCGGAAGGATTTCTTGCAATCGACGGAATCCTGGATCTGTGCCTGAATGTTGTGGACGGGCTTGTAGTATATCCGAAAGTCATCGAGAAACGTCTGATGTCAGAACTTCCGTTTATGGCGACAGAGAATATCATGATGGATGCGGTAAAAGCCGGAGGAGACAGACAGGAGCTGCATGAGAGAATTCGTGAGCTTTCCATGGAAGCCGGACGCAATGTCAAAGAAAAAGGTCTGGACAACAATCTTCTGGAGTTGATCGCAGCGGATCCTGCGTTCAACATGAGTCTGGAAGAGCTGAAAGAGACGATGGAACCGCAGAAATATGTAGGTCGTGCGAAAGAGCAGGTAGAGTCGTACTTAAATAATGTGATTTATCCGCTTCTGGAGGAAAATAAAGAAATTCTCGGAGTAAAAGCTGAGATCAATGTTTAG